One window of Leucoraja erinacea ecotype New England chromosome 14, Leri_hhj_1, whole genome shotgun sequence genomic DNA carries:
- the agtr1a gene encoding type-1 angiotensin II receptor, producing the protein MWWPQVIENTSILQNPISDFDQNMIETASNDSLGNTSAEANATHCTIGGRHNYIFLMIPIIYTVIFVVGVVGNSMVVIIIYCYLKLTTVANIFLLNLALADLIFVMTLPFWATYTAMEYHWMFGNLLCKTSATVVLLNMNASVFLLTCLSVDRYLAIVYPMRSRCRRTLLHARAACIAIWLLAAIASLPATFFRNTSHYHSWNRTICAFDYPERYQTQWIFVMALLKTLLGFLIPLLIILICYSLIIRSLVQTYQVRRSKPSSKEVFKLIVAVVVSFILCWLPFQVLTFLDMLSRLQIIKNCRLAEIIDTSIPFTICIAYFNSCLNPILYSLVGRNFREKLFLFLRCRRPKLKHHTSLSTKQSSLSYRVIDPSRKQMDTTRRVSP; encoded by the coding sequence ATGTGGTGGCCACAGGTGATCGAAAACACCAGCATCCTTCAAAATCCGATCTCCGACTTTGACCAGAACATGATAGAAACCGCGTCCAATGATTCACTGGGGAATACCTCAGCTGAGGCCAATGCCACCCATTGCACAATAGGGGGAAGGCACAACTATATCTTCCTTATGATCCCTATTATATACACCGTGATCTTTGTGGTGGGGGTTGTGGGAAACAGCATGGTGGTGATCATTATTTACTGCTACCTGAAGTTGACCACAGTTGCCAACATTTTCCTGCTGAACTTGGCACTGGCCGATTTGATCTTCGTGATGACCTTGCCCTTCTGGGCCACCTACACCGCCATGGAGTACCACTGGATGTTCGGAAACTTGCTGTGCAAGACCAGCGCCACAGTGGTGCTACTGAACATGAATGCCAGCGTCTTCCTCCTCACCTGCCTCAGCGTGGACCGCTACCTCGCCATCGTGTACCCCATGAGGTCGAGGTGCCGGCGTACCCTGCTCCATGCCCGGGCGGCTTGCATCGCCATCTGGCTGCTGGCCGCCATTGCCAGCCTCCCCGCCACCTTCTTCCGAAACACCTCCCACTATCACAGCTGGAATCGAACCATCTGTGCGTTCGATTACCCCGAGAGGTACCAGACCCAGTGGATATTTGTTATGGCGCTGCTTAAGACACTGCTGGGCTTTCTAATTCCACTTCTCATTATTTTGATCTGCTATTCCCTCATCATCAGAAGCTTGGTGCAGACCTATCAAGTGAGAAGAAGCAAGCCATCAAGCAAGGAAGTGTTTAAACTCATCGtggctgtcgttgtgtccttcaTCTTGTGCTGGCTTCCATTCCAGGTCCTCACCTTCTTGGACATGCTGTCCCGTCTGCAGATTATTAAGAACTGCCGCCTTGCAGAAATCATCGAcacttccatccccttcaccatctgCATCGCTTACTTCAACAGCTGCCTCAACCCCATCCTCTACAGCTTGGTTGGCCGAAACTTCAGAGAAAAGCTCTTTCTTTTCCTGAGGTGCAGGAGACCCAAGTTAAAACACCACACCAGCCTGTCGACCAAACAAAGCTCATTATCGTATCGGGTCATAGACCCGTCGAGGAAGCAGATGGACACTACTCGGAGGGTGTCACCATGA